A genome region from Panthera leo isolate Ple1 chromosome A2, P.leo_Ple1_pat1.1, whole genome shotgun sequence includes the following:
- the CCDC159 gene encoding coiled-coil domain-containing protein 159 isoform X3, whose translation MCDPLLAGLPQDPDYSLPCSSSPLPSNVCVPANRKCDKYWDSSSDKTLDYTIHWSRTPEPEILGPAASENTVRSIDWRPGRDSGPQLCGSPLIQTPDSQEQCNDQDLKRHHSVAKKPLEASSPKVKVKSTMMIPDSQKHLRCELESLKSQLQAQTKAFEFLNHSVTMLEKESCLQQIKIQQLEVSSAEVLSPMSRQAEKERHRWGAEQGRQELYGALAQGLQGLQRTLRDGEEVERARTTRCLQLLAQEIRDRLHCPLSKKFLWEELELVREEVTFIYQKLQAQEDEITENLMNIQKVQKTQVKCRKVLTKMKQQGHETSDWPETEEMPPGGSGSWRGDLQKELSDIWSAVHLLQNSFDGFTMSAGGSPRDWNLRGYKGHRCLSPLFPSWDSDSDSDQNPSQPPFNKSHSFPPA comes from the exons ATGTG CGACCCTCTCCTGGCTGGCCTACCCCAGGACCCTGACtactctctgccctgctcctcaTCTCCCTTGCCCTCCAACGTGTGTGTGCCTGCTAACAGGAAGTGTGACAAGTACTGGG ACTCTTCCTCAGACAAGACCTTGGACTATACCATTCACTGGTCCAGGACCCCAGAGCCAGAGATCTTGGGGCCAGCTGCTTCTGAGAACACAGTGCGGAGTATAGACTGGAGGCCTGGGAGGGACTCAGGGCCTCAGTTGTGTGGGTCTCCTCTCATCCAGACCCCAGACTCACAGGAGCAGTGTAATGACCAGGACCTGAAGAGGCATCACAGCGTCGCTAAG AAGCCCTTGGAGGCCAGCTCTCCCAAAGTCAAAG TTAAGTCCACCATGATGATTCCCGACTCCCAGAAGCACCTGCGATGCGAGCTGGAGTCACTCAAGAGCCAGCTACAGGCCCAGACCAAG GCTTTCGAGTTCCTAAACCACTCCGTGACCATGTTGGAGAAGGAGAGCTGCCTGCAGCAAATCAAGATCCAACAGCTTGAAG TCTCATCTGCAGAGGTGCTGAGCCCCATGAGCCGCCAGGCAGAGAAGGAGCGACACAGGTGGGGCGCGGAGCAGGGACGGCAGGAGCTGTATGGGGCCCTGGCTCAAGGCCTGCAAGGGCTACAGAGGACCCTGCGTGACGGTGAGGAGGTAGAGAGGGCCCGCACCACTCGCTGTCTGCAGCTGCTGGCCCAGGAGATCCGGGACAG GCTGCACTGTCCCCTCAGCAAGAAGTTCCTGTGGGAGGAGCTGGAACTGGTGCGGGAGGAGGTGACCTTCATCTATCAGAAGCTCC aGGCTCAGGAGGACGAGATCACGGAGAACCTGATGAACATCCAGAAGGTGCAGAAGACACAGGTGAAGTGCCGCAAG GTCCTGACCAAGATGAAGCAGCAGGGGCATGAGACCTCCGACTGGCCGGAGACTGAGGAGATGCCACCAGGAGGCAGTGGCTCCTGGAGGGGTGACCTCCAAAAGGAGCTGAGTGACATATG GTCCGCCGTGCACTTGCTGCAGAACTCCTTTGATGGCTTCACCATGTCCGCAGGGGGCTCCCCCAGGGACTGGAACCTCAGGG GCTACAAGGGGCACCGATGCCTGAGCCCTCTGTTCCCCTCCTGGGACTCGGACTCAGACTCAGACCAGAACCCTTCCCAGCCACCGTTCAACAAGAGCCACTCCTTCCCACCTG CCTGA
- the CCDC159 gene encoding coiled-coil domain-containing protein 159 isoform X5 — protein MSRCDPLLAGLPQDPDYSLPCSSSPLPSNVCVPANRKCDKYWDSSSDKTLDYTIHWSRTPEPEILGPAASENTVRSIDWRPGRDSGPQLCGSPLIQTPDSQEQCNDQDLKRHHSVAKKPLEASSPKVKVKSTMMIPDSQKHLRCELESLKSQLQAQTKAFEFLNHSVTMLEKESCLQQIKIQQLEVSSAEVLSPMSRQAEKERHRWGAEQGRQELYGALAQGLQGLQRTLRDGEEVERARTTRCLQLLAQEIRDSKKFLWEELELVREEVTFIYQKLQAQEDEITENLMNIQKVQKTQVKCRKVLTKMKQQGHETSDWPETEEMPPGGSGSWRGDLQKELSDIWSAVHLLQNSFDGFTMSAGGSPRDWNLRGYKGHRCLSPLFPSWDSDSDSDQNPSQPPFNKSHSFPPA, from the exons atgagcaggtg CGACCCTCTCCTGGCTGGCCTACCCCAGGACCCTGACtactctctgccctgctcctcaTCTCCCTTGCCCTCCAACGTGTGTGTGCCTGCTAACAGGAAGTGTGACAAGTACTGGG ACTCTTCCTCAGACAAGACCTTGGACTATACCATTCACTGGTCCAGGACCCCAGAGCCAGAGATCTTGGGGCCAGCTGCTTCTGAGAACACAGTGCGGAGTATAGACTGGAGGCCTGGGAGGGACTCAGGGCCTCAGTTGTGTGGGTCTCCTCTCATCCAGACCCCAGACTCACAGGAGCAGTGTAATGACCAGGACCTGAAGAGGCATCACAGCGTCGCTAAG AAGCCCTTGGAGGCCAGCTCTCCCAAAGTCAAAG TTAAGTCCACCATGATGATTCCCGACTCCCAGAAGCACCTGCGATGCGAGCTGGAGTCACTCAAGAGCCAGCTACAGGCCCAGACCAAG GCTTTCGAGTTCCTAAACCACTCCGTGACCATGTTGGAGAAGGAGAGCTGCCTGCAGCAAATCAAGATCCAACAGCTTGAAG TCTCATCTGCAGAGGTGCTGAGCCCCATGAGCCGCCAGGCAGAGAAGGAGCGACACAGGTGGGGCGCGGAGCAGGGACGGCAGGAGCTGTATGGGGCCCTGGCTCAAGGCCTGCAAGGGCTACAGAGGACCCTGCGTGACGGTGAGGAGGTAGAGAGGGCCCGCACCACTCGCTGTCTGCAGCTGCTGGCCCAGGAGATCCGGGACAG CAAGAAGTTCCTGTGGGAGGAGCTGGAACTGGTGCGGGAGGAGGTGACCTTCATCTATCAGAAGCTCC aGGCTCAGGAGGACGAGATCACGGAGAACCTGATGAACATCCAGAAGGTGCAGAAGACACAGGTGAAGTGCCGCAAG GTCCTGACCAAGATGAAGCAGCAGGGGCATGAGACCTCCGACTGGCCGGAGACTGAGGAGATGCCACCAGGAGGCAGTGGCTCCTGGAGGGGTGACCTCCAAAAGGAGCTGAGTGACATATG GTCCGCCGTGCACTTGCTGCAGAACTCCTTTGATGGCTTCACCATGTCCGCAGGGGGCTCCCCCAGGGACTGGAACCTCAGGG GCTACAAGGGGCACCGATGCCTGAGCCCTCTGTTCCCCTCCTGGGACTCGGACTCAGACTCAGACCAGAACCCTTCCCAGCCACCGTTCAACAAGAGCCACTCCTTCCCACCTG CCTGA